GCCACCTGGATCACGACGCTGGCGTGGCGAACCAGGGTCGGCCGGTCCATGGATCCGGTCCGGCCATGCTCCCTGAGCACGTCGTTCGGCGAGAGCCGGCTCACCGTCAACGCCGGAGCGGCGCCGAACAGCAGGACCGAGCCGAGGCTGACGGCGATGGTGAAGCCGAGCACACGCGGATCCAGCGTGAGATCCAGACTGACGCTCGACGAGACCGACGACAGTTGCGCGACCAGCAGCCGGCTGGCGTGCCCCGCGAGCCAGACGCCAAGCGCCGCGCCGGCGGCGCCGAGCATCGCGCTCTCCGCCAGCAGCTGCCGGCCGAGCCGCCAGCGAGAGGCGCCCAGGGCAAGCCGCAGCGTCAGTTCGGGCCGTCGCGCGGTCGCGCGCGCGATCAACAGGTTGGCGACGTTGGCGCAGGCAATCAACAGGACGATGCCGACGACGCCGAGGACGATGGTGAGCGGACGCTCGTAGCGCGGCCGCAGGATCGATCGGCCGCCAGGCGCGGCCACGAACGTGAGCGGCGCGGCCAGGTACTCGGCGGCGTCTTCGGCGCGGCGCAGCGCCGGCAGCGTTGCCTGGCGGATCTGCGGCTGGACCGCGCGCAGGCGCGCCGTCGCGTCCTCGATCGTCTGGCCGGGACGGAGCCGCGCCATGACGTTCATCCACCACCGGCTGCGCTGATCGAGCGAGCTGTCACGGCCGCGGACGAGCGGCTCGGCGCCAAGCGGAATCGCCACGTCGAAGCTGCGCCCGACGTCGGGTCCGAAGAAGCCCTGCGGCGCGACCCCGACGATGGTGAAGGGCACGCGCTCGATGCTGAGGCTGCGGCCGATGACGTCCGGCGCGCCGCCGTAGCGGCGCTGCCAGAAGCCGTACCCGATCACCGCCACGGGGCCATCGGCGCCTCCGCCGCGCACGTCGTCGGCCGGCGAGATGGTGCGGCCGATCTCCGCGCCGACGCCGAGCACCTCGAACATGCTGCCGCTGACCCACAGCCCCTGCACGGTGTCGGCGGCACCCGAGGGTGAGATGTTGAAACGATCGCCCGCCCAGGCGAATGCGCCGGCGGCGATGCCCGATTGACGATCGCGGATCGCTTCCCAGATCGGATTGGTCCACGATCCCTGATCGAGCAGCAGCAGACCGTAGGGATCCCGCACCGGCAGCGGCTTCATCGCGAGCGTGTTGAGGATCGAGAACAGCGCGGTGGCGCCGCCGATGCCGAGGGCAAGCGACAGGACCGCAAAGGCGCTGACCAGCGGCGCCGCGCGCAGCGATCGCCAGGCGTCGCGCCAGTCGATGGTCAAGGATCCGCGCAGCGAGGCGCCCCGTGTCCGTTCAGCCGCCGCAAAGCGACACGCCTCGATGATCGTGACGATCCAGAAGCCGGCGACGGCGCGGCGGCCGCGCGATCGCGCCTCGGCGAGGTCGCGCGCCCAGCCGTACCGCATCCCGGCGCCGAACCGCTCGCGCGCCGCCCGCGGACTGGCGCGCAGCAGCAGGTCGAACAGGCGGGAACCGGCGCTCACGTCCGCCCCCGCCGGGAAGCCGGACGCAGCCCGTCCACGGCGGCGACCAGCGCGGCGAGCCGGTCGCGCTCGCCGCTCAGCGCGCGGCGTCCGGCCGCGGTGATGCGGTAGTACGCGCCGCGCCGCGGATCGTCCTGGCGGGGCCGATCGGCTTCCTCGACGAGCCGCGCGTCGATGAGCGCCGACAGCCGCCGGTAGAACGATCCCGTCCCGACGCTGACCGTACCCGCCGATCGCTGGCGAATCGCCTGCATGACGGCGTAGCCGTGGGCGGGACCGTCGGCGAGCGCCAGC
The genomic region above belongs to Vicinamibacterales bacterium and contains:
- a CDS encoding ABC transporter permease, which produces MSAGSRLFDLLLRASPRAARERFGAGMRYGWARDLAEARSRGRRAVAGFWIVTIIEACRFAAAERTRGASLRGSLTIDWRDAWRSLRAAPLVSAFAVLSLALGIGGATALFSILNTLAMKPLPVRDPYGLLLLDQGSWTNPIWEAIRDRQSGIAAGAFAWAGDRFNISPSGAADTVQGLWVSGSMFEVLGVGAEIGRTISPADDVRGGGADGPVAVIGYGFWQRRYGGAPDVIGRSLSIERVPFTIVGVAPQGFFGPDVGRSFDVAIPLGAEPLVRGRDSSLDQRSRWWMNVMARLRPGQTIEDATARLRAVQPQIRQATLPALRRAEDAAEYLAAPLTFVAAPGGRSILRPRYERPLTIVLGVVGIVLLIACANVANLLIARATARRPELTLRLALGASRWRLGRQLLAESAMLGAAGAALGVWLAGHASRLLVAQLSSVSSSVSLDLTLDPRVLGFTIAVSLGSVLLFGAAPALTVSRLSPNDVLREHGRTGSMDRPTLVRHASVVIQVALSLALVVAATLLTRTFVQLVSRDAGFDRRGVLLVNADLSRSGVATAALGDALQRLVNAVEAVPGVSSAAASFTTPVAPAGWNTPIAVPEGSPLTRRERMSWMNAVSPGWFSTLGVRLVAGRDFNAGDRHGAPAVAIVNRAFERRFLGGRPAIGQIVRRPLPGRAAEYEVVGVVEDAVYRSLRAPMEPTMYLPLLQADDTGPVIVLSLRSQGVPPRVLVKSVAAALEREQPAAVLGFQTLDEQVQTSLAQERLVATVAGFFGGLGLLLAAIGLYGVTSHGVTLRRGEIGIRMALGASADGVIRMIIARVARLVALGIVLGAALSAWAATYVRTLLYGLEPRDPWTFAAAALLLTVVAALAAWLPARRASRIDPMQALRN
- a CDS encoding PadR family transcriptional regulator yields the protein MDIYLLLALADGPAHGYAVMQAIRQRSAGTVSVGTGSFYRRLSALIDARLVEEADRPRQDDPRRGAYYRITAAGRRALSGERDRLAALVAAVDGLRPASRRGRT